A section of the Triticum dicoccoides isolate Atlit2015 ecotype Zavitan chromosome 7A, WEW_v2.0, whole genome shotgun sequence genome encodes:
- the LOC119328054 gene encoding momilactone A synthase-like — protein sequence MFLLMRVLFSTAKSGAAGRAGSPSRPLSASSDSRRLAGKVAVITGAASGIGKVTAAEFVRNGAKVVLADVQDSLGRAVAAELGDPDTACYTRCDVTDEGQVAAAVDLAVARHGRLDVMFNNAGITGGNYAGSPIESLDMADFDRVMAVNLRGVAAGIKHAARAMVPRGAGCILCTSSTAGALGGSGPHAYSVSKMAVVGMVRSAAAELAARGVRVNAISPYAIATPMGARSAREMLGLPPGGAGDEELIRRLFDEDINEMGGGVVLRAEDVARAAVFLASEDARYITGHNLMVDGGFSVVKPLNVPAC from the exons ATGTTCCTATTAATGCGCGTCCTTTTCAG CACGGCGAAGAGCGGAGCGGCCGGAAGGGCAGGAAGCCCGTCACGCCCCCTCTCCGCTTCCTCTGACTCACGGAGGTTGGCCGGGAAGGTGGCCGTGATCACCGGCGCGGCGAGCGGCATCGGGAAGGTGACCGCCGCCGAGTTCGTCCGGAACGGCGCCAAGGTCGTGCTCGCCGACGTCCAGGACAGCCTGGGCCGCGCCGTGGCCGCCGAGCTCGGCGACCCGGACACGGCCTGTTACACCCGCTGCGACGTCACGGACGAGGGGCAGGTGGCGGCCGCCGTGGAcctcgccgtggcgcggcacggcCGGCTCGACGTCATGTTCAACAACGCCGGGATCACGGGCGGCAACTACGCGGGCTCCCCCATCGAGTCCCTGGACATGGCCGATTTCGACCGCGTCATGGCCGTCAACCTCCGCGGCGTGGCCGCCGGCATCAAGCACGCGGCGCGCGCCATGGTCCCGCGCGGAGCGGGGTGCATCCTCTGCACGTCCAGCACGGCGGGCGCGCTGGGCGGGTCGGGCCCCCACGCGTACAGCGTCTCCAAGATGGCCGTCGTCGGCATGGTGCGGTCCGCGGCGGCGGAGCTGGCGGCGCGCGGCGTGAGGGTGAACGCCATCTCGCCGTACGCCATCGCGACGCCCATGGGGGCGCGCTCCGCGAGGGAGATGCTAGGCCTCCCGCCGgggggcgccggcgacgaggagttGATCAGGCGGCTGTTCGACGAGGACATCAACGAGATGGGCGGCGGCGTGGTGCTGCGCGCGGAGGACGTTGCGAGGGCGGCGGTGTTCCTGGCGTCCGAGGATGCCAGGTACATCACCGGGCATAATCTCATGGTCGACGGCGGGTTCTCCGTCGTGAAGCCGCTCAACGTCCCGGCCTGTTGA